ATTTTTTAGCATTTGCACTTCCAGCCTCGGTGGAAAAATCCAACTGGTCATCCTGAAGCCCAGTCATTCTTATGATCGTCGACCTGGAGATGGTGAAAAATTTTGTTTCCAAATTATTTACCTTCGGGCTACCGGCCTGGGTCAGCATTATGGCATTATCTTCTATATCCAGTTGAAAATTGCTTGCTCTGGCTACAAAGTTAAGAACCTTGCCAAGGGACAATGCTCTTAGATTAAGACTAATACATGGATCGATTTCATTGGCCCTAATCAGTACTATGTTTACACCTTTGGTATCTTTGTTTTCATCCTTATCATATTGTTCTGACAATTCAATTATGGTTTCTATTACGTGGGACAACGGTGTTTTATTGAAAGAAATTTTTGGTATCACTATGCTTGATAGCTTTTTTATTATAGGATCGTCATCAATTTCGTATTCCGTGACAGGAATATCAGCCTCGATTATTTTTGGGGATTCCCAGGATTTATCAACGGTATTCATCATCTCGGTCTTTGATTCCAGGTAGTCCTTTTGAGCTAGCCTATCGAATGTACGCATATTTCTATTAATTAATGCCTTAAGATACAAAGCATCCTTGTTATCAGGTTCATATTCCAGAATAAGACTTACCAACCTAAAGGCCTCTTCATAGTCAGAATTAAAACAAAGTGACCTGGCCCTTATCAGGGTAAATTCTTTGCTACGCCGGTCCAATTTGTCATAATTTTTTCTTTTTCCATCCATTGATTGTTCTGTTTTTTCATTTCCGGCATCATAGATATCTGTTTTTTGCTCAAAATCTGCTATCTTTGAACCCGATTCAACATCAGCGTGACTATGATTTGTGAAAATTGTGTTACCTATAAAATAAAACCAATAGAACATGAAAATAAGAGAAACGGCGTTACAATACATCCAGGGCTCCTAGCAACACGTTTTTTATTATATATCTTCTTACATTATAGTCAATAACTTGTAGCACACGTTAACGGTACAACAAATTCCAGGTGCTTCACAAACAGGTTACGACTTTCATAAAAATATTTTTACCTAATACGGCTGTTATTATAGAGGCTATGCCTTCCAGTTCTGCGTCGGTGTTGAAGTTTACCAAACATGCACTGCCAGAGCCTGTAAAAGACATATCAAACCCGTTATCCGCGAGGGTGTTTTTAAGTTTCGCCAGTGTTGGATAATGACCAAATACCACAGCATTGAAATCATTGTAAATTAAAATTCTTTTCCCCTGCTCCAGACAGATTAGGAATTCTGTCATTAGTTCGTTGGAGACCTGCTTATCAGTATAATCTCCAGATAGTTGACCGTAGGCCCAGGCCGTAGAGATATCGATGTTCGGTTTAAAAAGTACAAATTTCAGCCTGTGGATTTTGTCGACATATTTGGAATCTAGATCGGTTAGGATATCACCTCGACCAGATACCAATTGGGGAGTTTTTTTCGAAAAAAATGGGCAATCTGAACCTATTTTGGCCAGGTAAGCCAGGAGAGTCTTGGTATCCATGGTATGTCCCATGGCCTTTAGCAATGACAGAAACACGCAGGCTCCATTGCTACTTCCTCCGCCTAGCCCTGCACAGCCGGGTATTTTTTTATGGATGTGAATATTAACGCTTCCTTTAAACCCGGATACACTGCGTATAATATTTACGGCTCTGGCCATACTGTTGGTTTCATCCAATGGTATTTTGTAAATACCAGAGGATGAAATACTGCATCCACCCAAATTGTCCTGGTCTAATT
Above is a genomic segment from Puniceicoccales bacterium containing:
- the ispE gene encoding 4-(cytidine 5'-diphospho)-2-C-methyl-D-erythritol kinase, with the translated sequence MDIFSPAKINLFLAITGKREDGFHELYSLFSRINLYDRILLKLDQDNLGGCSISSSGIYKIPLDETNSMARAVNIIRSVSGFKGSVNIHIHKKIPGCAGLGGGSSNGACVFLSLLKAMGHTMDTKTLLAYLAKIGSDCPFFSKKTPQLVSGRGDILTDLDSKYVDKIHRLKFVLFKPNIDISTAWAYGQLSGDYTDKQVSNELMTEFLICLEQGKRILIYNDFNAVVFGHYPTLAKLKNTLADNGFDMSFTGSGSACLVNFNTDAELEGIASIITAVLGKNIFMKVVTCL